In the Alphaproteobacteria bacterium GM7ARS4 genome, one interval contains:
- a CDS encoding DUF2306 domain-containing protein, giving the protein MTDVNIIWTHALAALLAVVSGGILLYGKKGTPWHKRLGWLWVVIMMVVACSGFFIRELREDGSMSWIHVLSVWTIVSLVLAVVAVKYHHVTLHKYVMIATFVGLTTAGLFSLLPDRFFGTIFLAASL; this is encoded by the coding sequence ATGACAGATGTGAACATCATATGGACGCATGCGTTGGCGGCACTCTTAGCGGTTGTGTCGGGAGGCATACTGCTCTACGGCAAGAAAGGCACACCATGGCATAAAAGGCTGGGGTGGCTGTGGGTTGTCATCATGATGGTCGTTGCTTGTTCTGGTTTTTTTATCCGTGAACTCAGGGAAGATGGCTCGATGAGTTGGATTCATGTGCTTTCTGTATGGACGATCGTGTCCCTTGTTTTAGCAGTTGTTGCGGTTAAATATCACCATGTGACGTTACATAAGTATGTGATGATAGCGACCTTTGTTGGTCTTACGACAGCGGGACTCTTCTCCTTGTTGCCCGACCGCTTTTTTGGCACGATTTTTCTTGCCGCCTCACTCTAG